A single region of the Bicyclus anynana chromosome 16, ilBicAnyn1.1, whole genome shotgun sequence genome encodes:
- the LOC112047551 gene encoding uncharacterized protein LOC112047551 — MCIYIIYSPVRLARRTLLSTSLALAICAIGVTVYGAYIMKHMGQIEEHRDITIMSKNLQKSPYHLQNFPLGVMAVGHALFLFFLCGPFVLRSDKSNAFYLYGFALLGMGITCCLTPNIIRNIAENFLDELDTPELEPTLNQEQFLEVIQFYAQCCGVTRRDFNSTFHPSELPMTCCPSWEWVRLKSENHKDCPWSDAYEAGCRDAIIETDFSQRIFVPIGLVQVYAGMAAIYLALDL; from the exons ATGTGCATCTACATTATTTACTCACCGGTAAGACTGGCACGTCGAACATTACTAAGCACCAGTCTCGCACTTGCA atATGTGCTATAGGTGTGACAGTGTATGGCGCCTACATTATGAAACATATGGGTCAAATAGAGGAACATAGAGACATTACCATTATGAGTAAGAATTTACAGAAGTCACCttatcatttacaaaattttcctTTGGGTGTTATGGCTGTGGGACACGCACTGTTCTTGTTTTTCTTGTGTGGACCGTTCGTACTGAGGAGCGACAAGTCGAACGCATTTTATCTG TATGGTTTTGCCTTGCTCGGTATGGGAATCACATGTTGTTTAACCCCTAACATCATAAGAAACATCGCGGAGAACTTTCTAGATGAACTGGACACGCCAGAGTTGGAGCCAACTTTGAATCAGGAACAATTCTTAGAAGTCATACAGTTCTAC GCGCAATGTTGCGGGGTTACTCGCAGAGACTTTAATTCAACTTTCCACCCATCCGAGCTGCCGATGACTTGCTGCCCGAGCTGGGAGTGGGTGCGGCTCAAAAGCGAAAACCACAAGGATTGTCCTTGGTCGGATGCATACGAAGCCGGGTGCAGAGATGCAATAATAGAAACTGATTTCTCCCAACGAATATTTGTTCCTATTGGCTTAGTACAG GTATATGCGGGAATGGCGGCGATATACTTGGCGCTTGATTTGTAG
- the LOC112047540 gene encoding 23 kDa integral membrane protein: MCLLSCGACLAQIILFILNFLLSLVSLAVTGLGVYALIQVNDADLEYANTAPIIVIVVGCVFTAIFFCGYCGAFCRNKCLLSTYAAITILLATATVVFTVFIFKGVDNLKETTEDALNNTLADPNNREALNWIEATLGCCGTTGPEFYNSSIPISCCPSTMQNVQNIQQDGLNLTLLSNSTSGDLTGLCPITEAYQEGCVDVFIAFLAKILKVTGQVLIWIIIIEYVAAFLAIFLSCYIG, encoded by the exons atgtgtCTACTAAGTTGTGGCGCGTGTTTAgcgcaaattattttatttatattgaactTTTTGCTGTct CTCGTAAGTCTAGCAGTGACCGGCTTGGGCGTGTACGCGCTGATCCAAGTGAACGACGCTGACCTGGAGTACGCCAACACCGCGCCGATCATTGTCATCGTGGTGGGTTGCGTCTTCACTGCGATCTTCTTCTGCGGATACTGCGGCGCCTTTTGCAGGAACAAATGTCTACTGTCAACG TATGCAGCGATAACCATCTTGCTGGCGACGGCTACCGTGGTCTTCACGGTGTTTATTTTCAAAGGCGTCGACAATCTGAAGGAGACTACAGAAGATGCCTTGAATAACACTTTGGCTGATCCGAACAACAGAGAGGCCCTTAACTGGATAGAAGCAACT CTCGGCTGCTGTGGTACGACCGGGCCGGAGTTCTACAACTCGTCGATCCCCATCTCCTGTTGCCCGTCCACCATGCAGAACGTCCAGAACATCCAGCAGGACGGCCTCAACCTCACTCTGCTGAGTAACAGCACCAGCGGCGACCTCACCGGCCTGTGCCCGATCACCGAGGCTTACCAGGAAGGCTGCGTGGACGTGTTTATTGCATTCTTGGCCAAAATATTGAAAGTGACCGGCCAGGTTCTCATCTGGATTATCATTATtgag TACGTGGCTGCATTTTTGGCAATTTTCCTTTCGTGCTACATCGGTTGA